The genomic region ATGTATATACCCAAATCCCACCCAACCCAAAATATTACTTCTAAATCCTTTCATTTATATCAACTCTATTACCTCACTATTAAATAGCTAACAAGAccttttttaattgaaataaaaataattttagtccttaacttttcatattcttttgccaatttgatattaattttataaaaaatataatatttgaaattctaaaataattcataaaataataaagtgaggaaaattattttgaaccCTTCAAATTTCGCTTTTGTATTATCTGTATAGAAATATTTAATACCTAttctttaaaaaacataaaactatataataaaaatattcaatatccATTCTTTATAAAACAATGGTCTTTGTTTTTATCTCTTCTATTTTTTACAATGCTTAAAATGGAATATAGTTTGTTTTActatttggattttgaaaatgatttaaatgaattgaaattttaaatgtatcGAGTCGATTTCACAAGTATCTAAGATATCAATTCTAGAATTTAAGGCTTATTCTACATCACCCAATTCATCATTTTCTTATTCTCAGACATATTAATTCTTTAGCAACAACACTTttgagattttgatattttagaatttttatattgaattttctaattttattgaacaattttgtttttttaatatataaatttatatagaaTCATAGTCAATTtgacaaaagaataaaatgtgaagactaaaattattattataccaccTAAAAAACTGTCATCGTTAGCCACTTAACAGTCAagtgatagaaaaataattttgaaaacgttagtaactaaattgtaactttttaattaagtgaccaaaacaaaatttacccataattGAGTGACTAATGTTGTAGTTTACTCTAAATTCTTTAACTAAACAAATTAATCAGTCAAACAGctcaattaaaaatgactaaaagtctttttttttctttacaaagtaaattatcttattattagggtattattatctttttatcttttatataaattaatagaagTCCACATATGATTGGACTTAAACCAAGGAAACATGGGTTTAAACGTTAAATTTTACCATTGATTCTTTATGTCGAGATTGACCAAGAACAACAAGAAGAGATAGACTAACAGAAACAAAAAGATCTTGttttattgaatgatttttaACATCCATAAGAACtaacagcacgtttggttcgttgtattggaatagaggcgtaatggaatagaggcgtaatagcaaatcaattgtttggttgaatgtaatggaatagatgcataatagtattcttgtgtttggttgaatagaatggaggtgtaatagcataaggaaaaaaactagaatgactaaaatgcccttagcAAAAATttgtttagataaattattattgttattgttattaaattttaataagattattaaaaccagtaataaataatttaatcatattttaacataattattattaaatatattttaattaaaatatataatttaataaaattattaataatcaatattgttatatgaatttactcatcataatatatgatactataaaatataatttaagataattattattaaatatattttaattaaaatatattatttaataaaactcttaataatcaatattattatatgaatttcctaaaatcataatatatgatagtataaaatataatttgaaataattattattaaatatattttaattaaaatatatgatttaataaaatttaaaataattattattattaaatataatttaattatatgaatttgtataatttaatataattattattaaatataatttaataataatatataacttcatcaaattcttgataataaattttgttatatgaatttatataatttaaaataattaatattaaatataatttaataatgatatataatttcataaaattcttgataataaattttcgatatgaatttatataatttaaaataattaatattaaatataatataataatgatatataattcataaaattcttaataataaatattcttatatgaatttactaaaatcataataaaacttgagaattatattctgcataaacataattaacttatattaagaaaatgttagaagaaaataaaattctacaacataatccatatgttatatagttttacaacatcaaaaagtttgaacattgatttttaatggtcagaaagaaatcttctgacccattccattCGCGCAGCATAaggtaaactaaaaaaaacaagcatttgagttggatgatctggaattttactcaaagctcgATACCGCTCAtcatcggttaaaccttcagtttcccataaggttgaatataaatttgtagcTTTCTCTTGGATGATCCGAATTCTTGGACTTCATTGAACTACcacatcggaggcaatactcctactgatttgatcgccaaTGGCCCGCACGTTTTCGGCCAATAAAGTGGAAGCCTCATTAAATGAAGAAGAcatattatcacgagcatcagatttcttctttttcttgtttgaagatgaggaacccccttggtctctatctcctcgcgGCTCCGTACCAAAAATATTCATGTCGTCCAAAGAGACGTTagcttcgcagtcatagaatgtgtttctctcttcattcatatctgtagTAGGTACATCCtcagcatttatttcttcaagaacatcagcagctgtttgagcatctttcccagtcgctcgatctcttgcgtatatggcagtaagctggtcgtagtaagggaaagtacgatgtctgaattgagcagcttctttgtgactctaaaaaaaatgaggaaatcatattagttataagtttggtaaaaataagataataaagacttgaaatacattttacctttaaataggagtcccaaactgcatcttcagcaacaacgagctgcctatgctcgtcccaaccaaaaccgctattgttttagccattaagcatgtcatagacgattgaccattccctttttagtaacctaatcctcgattcaatatttggtttcgccttcaatattgcatttggtaaagccttttctagcattttttccaattcgttcaaataaccggctttgaacccggtatcagcattaaatgttccaagattgtgcaagtccaccatgcaagaaaccaaggctgcatcttcttctggaacccattttcttttggttcctcgagaagcttgagaagaagcatgtgattgtggaacacctgacataattatcttaagaaaaaaaaaagaaattaacattatttactatttttaatatcatgaatcaaaaggtgaacagtttataaaattatatcgttagttcaatatcatgaatcaaaagctcaatactaaatttaaatttataacacatgctgaatgaaaagaaattaaattataattcaacaagtttagtacaatacagaaatcaattcaaacaccaccaaagtagcacaaactagatacataaaataacatcaacaaattaagtcaaactcaatttgtccctaaacctaactaatttctagatgcttgccattcattgaacatttggttggctagttccatcctctaagtagcccaagcattcgatggatgaatatttgtgatattcggttcattgtcatccaccacattactaggtaatccttctcccacatctgcttcaataggatcaatactcatatgggttcggataaaattatggagcaaacaacatgcaataataattctattgtgcacccttacaggatataATGATGGACttctaagtattccccatctaacttttaataacccaaagcatctttcaataacattacgtgctgaggcatgtttcatattaaaaaactcttgcggagaacttggctgataaccctgacaccactcgttcaaatgatatcgttgtcctctaaaaggtgcaagaaatccctcacaatttgtgtatccaacatcaactagataataacaacctataaaataatttttttaaatgattaattcagcacaaaaagtttgatcttaatgaacaatatcaaagtcctctaactatccactttaccatgaggaacttttagtccatgtcttctactaatggcatctcgaagaacccgtccatcggcaactgaaccttcccaaccaggaagaacataaacaaattgcatctcaagtgtacaaacacctagcatatttattgctatgtcaccttttcgcgttcAATATCTAGGGTTATCAACTGtaggaaccctaatcttgatgtgggttccatcaagagcacctaagcaattctatatcacatgatataaaaccttgagttagaatactaatttaaatctaaatcaactaaatgttgtacaagctatatataaaactcagtccaataccttaaaccatttccaccttgtgtcagaagaatcggctgtaattggctccagctttttaaataacacatcttgtaagcgtatgacagcatttaaaacactatgaaatgctctgctaacagtttccccggaccttctaaagcgatgcttgataactcgatttttcaggtgatggagatgatatgtaaaaacattactacttgctcatcaacgagcatgaaccttgacgacttcaatccccctattattctaacatctcacatagtttaaaaaaggcagttctattcattctaacttgttcaatataggtctcgtcactagcatatacatgccttttcacataatcacgttttgcataaaaatctaaggtataaGACCTAATCCTTTTACgcctaaataagaaccaaatcgcaattctacagatttccaaccatattatcaatgcaataccaattcttttacgcctcacactttgtgcaattaaaggcagacgagccattactgtaacatattaaaattagaacacactatcaaagaattgaagttgcaattacacattatcaaataaaaataaacagcacaaatttagaacacacgaagAAAAAAAGTATCtattaaatgatatcgttgcaactttaatttcatttctctatcaatcacccaaacaataatgaaagaaaagatatttaaatacattttaaatatattaaaatttaaaggtatatgtataattgacctaaaattaattgttggtatttgttagattataactaaactcattataatttaaaattataaagcatgttcaaagtttgaacattgattagtttatttattgatgattagtttaattaaggtgacctaattttaaaacaaataaaataaagaatgaggatttggtttactaatgaaattgaagttttaaaatttttataacattttaaatttaaatttcattttgtaaaaatatatataacttttatctcatttacatgtacaaataattattaaaaagtagTATTGTATTTGCAATTATGATTGGAAAAGATTGAAATGTAGTATTGTATTTACATGTACAAATAATTGTGATTTAAGcccattattttaaaaaacatacatATCTTCTACATGCCATTTTCACACACATACCATGCTATATAActattaattagaatttaaaatcttatttaaagaaaattaattcttttattactTGGTAAAGCTTTTGTAATATTAAATCGAATCCAAAAtcttacttaaataaatcaaatttcttattattatatttgttggAATTAGTCATTGgacttattaaatcaaaaatgaTCAATTGGTGTCTATCAATACTTCgaatttaacttttttctttttattgtttttaatgtttatcttaAAACTAAATCCAACAccaatcaaattgaaaattaatgatATACCTGAATTGATTTCAAAAACCTACTTACAATAATCCATGTCGGAGTACATAtctaacttttattattaataatctTTGTCACATAAAGCAAAAAGATGGGATTAGAGGTAGTGAGCTATTTTGAGGGAGACTGATGGGGGTAGGGGAAGCAGGCATGTGGATGAGTGGGGGAGACgccaaactcatcaattaaccctctttcaaattatttgtaaagcaaaataaaaagggaagaaCCATTACTCCCCCCAATCTTTTTTCCTCgctctttttcttgtttctttttttattattattatttcacttCTTTCATTTTGCTTCGTACAGCAAtgcattttgttgtttttgggCGACAGAAAGGAAAACCCCAAAAGCTTAAGCTTACCCTTAAGTTTCTACACAGCCTTGCCTTTGTTTCATCAATTCATCTATCATctgttgttatttttcttttgtatcaaatttcattttcaaacccattttattattatttgaataatatcaattaaaggTTGAACATAATTATATATCAGTATCAAATGAGCAACAAAAGctgaacttaattttttttcagatAAACgttgcttttttttatttaccaacaGAACCATACAAACATGCAATAACCATAACCATACAAACAAAAGCTGTAATGAGCAatacaaacatacaaacaaaaccatACAAAGGAAACAACAAAAGCTGCTACAACAATACAAACATGCAATCGGGgaaaacatacaaacaaaaccatGAATACCAATGGAAAACTAACCTTTAATGAGAAAATCGGGGATGACTACGATGAAGAAGTGTTGGAACAAAGAACCTGTAATGAGAAAAGGGAAATCGATTAAGTGTTGAGAGACAGGAAGATTAATGTCAAGTACCCTACCCTATGTGGTTTCTCAAGCCACACAAGAACAAACTGCTCATCACATTATATGCACAAAAAGGACAGTTCACATATGCCTTCAGAGAAGATTTGATAACTACTACCCTTGGTTCTAATGCTGGTCTATCTGAAGAATGGCTACCAACATGAACATGCCATtccataatattaaataaaaaggacttgTACCAACATGAAACACAAATCAGCATGCAAAAAAATTCAGgcaaaaaagaaaactcaaaattaaaattgaatatagaGTTTCTTATCCTTCATCTAAGTGCCAATATCTAATCTAATCATTAACTGCAGTTTAATGATAGAAGAAATGTGCTGTAAGTGGTTGTGTTTATATAAAATAGGAtcacattttaacaattttacctGATATACTTTAATCTTTCAGTTgaaaggaaaataattgaaggTGTAAAGACAAAATTGAGTACATAGGTACAATCCCAGAAGAAATTAGCCTTTTATCATCCAATATATTAACATTAATCATAGCAAGTTTATACTCTCTGTTCTAGTTTCAGAGAGGACAGGGGAATCGTATCTGCTATAATCAGCATATAACAAGTACTGGAATTGAAGATTGAATCTCATGCAGGACGAAACAATTGCTCAACCAATAAGGAGAAGCAGGAAACTGATAAACTGATAAAGTTGTAATGGGAATAAGAAAAGAGATTGTGtgtattgaaattcaaaatcaaaattagatgTCACCTCTTAAAATCGAGTCCATGAAAAGAGTGAAAAAAGGTGAAAGTTTAAACATTTAACTATAATTTGTAGTTGAGTCACATTAGTATAATGAAATGAGcatgtaatatatatgttaagtacAGCCAAGGGAGAGAGGTGTTGGTGCATATGATTTGGTTGGTAGCTCTGTCAactaattcattttcttcctgATTAAGAAGAAAGGGGTTCGCTTGTGAAGAAGCAGACTAAAAAAATGGAGCTTTCAGAGAACCGACCCCCTTTTTAAGAGTCTTTAGaagtatatataaatgaattttttttaggtcGGATTCCGAATCAAATTATGATATATTCCATTAGAAGAGGCAAAATGGAAGGGGACCTAAAAACTTAATGATTGGTATGGCCTGCAATATTGTATATATTTCCAAGCATCTTGATTGACATACCACCAGATTTTCTGGTAACAATTTTGCTTATGGTTTAAGCCTATGCTTGGTTCTACTATCTTTTTCAGTGTTTCAAACcacatatcaaacataataCAGTTGGTGAATCCGGTTGAAGACTACACACAATGGCCTCTGTTGTTTTGCGATATGTCAAGGAGTTTTCGACTGTCAgtacatcaaatataaatactaaaactatGTTGTGATGTTGAAAACCACACTTTTTGACATAAAATGCATGAACAGGGACTGCTCCTTAAGTTCctactattttttttccatgTAATTTCTCTTTACTTCTGTGTTAGCCCCTctcatataatcattttctcATATTTCAAGATCAAAAGTAAAGGGCACACCGATGCTTCCCATGCaataaaaatgatgatttaTAACCCTCTCTAATCATGCCAGAGCCCAAAAACTTGATCTTCAGAAATACCAACATGAACATGCCACAATCCAAGGCAAAGACagacaaagaaatgaaaagttCAAGATTCATACCTCAAGATTCAAAAACCAAACGCCGAGACCGAGAGAAAAAATGAAGCAGTTGATTTCAAACATGCTACAACAAATGAAAGggataaaatgaaaaaagagacTGAGAGAGAGAAACGGTAAAGAAATGGGAGGAGAAATGATGATGACAGAAAAAGGAGAGGGTGGAGGTCGATTTCGGGTAGGAAGGGAGGGTAAAATAGAGACTTGGGAAAGAAAGCCGGACGTAATAGGGTAATCATCGATTTGGGAAGGGAATAGAAAAGCAGAGAATTTGGGGATTAGGTCAGTATTGTAATAGGCGCGTAATACcgattacagcgaaccaaacgccgAAATAGGTCAGTAATGTAATAGGCGCGTAATCGGGGCGTAATGGATTACCTATTACACTGAACCAAACACGCTGTAAGTGTTTTCCATTTATACAAGAGCAGCTAGCAAGTCAGCCGATTCAATAGCTAAATAACAGAGTTACCTAATTGAACTAACAACTGACTTCTTAACAAACTAACTACCTAACTACAACTACTAGCTTATTTCTTAACACTCACCCATCATTTGCTGCTCTGGAGATGCTCATTTCTATTGAGAATTTTGAGTTGTGTTCTGAACATGGTAAAACGTCCAGCTGAGAGATGCTTTGTGAGCACATCTTCCACCTAGTCCTGAGCTGGGACATGGACATGATTAAACTTATAATGAAGAACTGGATTGGCTAATACTGCAACAACACCTGAGTTGTCACACCATATAGTTGCCTTGCTTACAACCTGAACAAGTAATTCAACTACCAAAGATTCTAGCCAGATGATTTCAGCAGTGGCAAGTGCTAGACTCTTGTATTCTACTACTGCAGTGAACCGAGACACCAATTGTTGTTTCTTTCAGCCCCAAAAAACAGGATTGCCTTCTAGGAAAATACAAAGCCTGATGTTGAGCGCTTATCATCAGGATCAGTGCCCCAATTGGCATCTGAGTAGCCTATAAGAGACAACTGAGAGGCTGCAGTAAGAAATATTCCATAGTCTAAGGTGGCCTGCAAGTACCTTAGAATACGTTCGGCAGCCTTGAAATGTTGATCAAGAGGCTTGTGCATGAACTAACACGCCTTATTGACAACATTGtctaacaattttgcaaatcaGTGCACAgactagctaaatcaagctctcgaaccttaaaaacatataaattataagaaaaggaCTTGTATACTCGCAAAACTGTTGGCCGAAAGTTTGAATGTTATAAAACCCTATTTCCTTCCTTTTTAAACTGTggacatttttatttttttttggtgaatggttttcattttcttttaatttttacttttgtacctaatttaaaattaataagccttaattaattaaactaaaccttaattaaattaataataagcttaattaacataaatttagTGGAATTATACATCATCCTCCACCAATCAGCAATACTAAATggtctaattaaaaatttgtagCAGTTAACTTTTACCAttgttacaatttaatccttgtagcTTAATTACCTAtccaattgaaaaaaattaagggatcaatcgtgaattaaatattatcctaacctcgtaaatattaaataataatatttacagactcactcGTCAAAAGTGAGGGCTCGAGACAACCATTTTCGATACTAATGAAAAACAGATTGTTATAGTTAGAACATGAAGAACATGTTTAAGGTATAAAATTCTATTACCAATGACAATAAAGGAAGATCCTACATGTGAGATAGAAACAAAAGTACCATTTCCCATCAAAAGTTTGCTTGTACCTGTGTACTCAGGAGCATGATTGAGATTTGAAACATCATTAGTGATGTGGTTTGTGGCTCCTGAACCTGGATACCATATCTAATCAGCATTGTTGTTCGAGGATGCTGCAAAATGACACCCTAGTTGACCAAGGCTTGCTTGAGGAAAACTGCTTGGAGATTGCCACCACTAAGTCGATGGACTAAGAGCTCTACTACAATATTAGTGCATGCCACAACTTTGTGAAGAATGTGCTGACTGTATTTAATCAGTAAACTAATGAAAATTCACAGACATTATTTGGCCCTTATAAGAAACACCTGGAAAgttctcatcaaatttgtaataacACTTCTGCACAATGTGGCCAATTTTACCACATAATTGGCATTGAGGTCAATTGTGTGGAAATCATCCCCCACGACCTCTGCCCCGATGAAACCCTCTACCATGCTGAAAACCACCTCTAAATTGTTGCTTATGCCATTGATTATAGGTCCTGCTATAGCCATTCAAACTAGAGTTCTTAGACTGATTTGTACCC from Gossypium raimondii isolate GPD5lz chromosome 1, ASM2569854v1, whole genome shotgun sequence harbors:
- the LOC128041509 gene encoding uncharacterized protein LOC128041509, with product MLGVCTLEMQFVYVLPGWEGSVADGRVLRDAISRRHGLKVPHGCYYLVDVGYTNCEGFLAPFRGQRYHLNEWCQGYQPSSPQEFFNMKHASARNVIERCFGLLKVRWGILRSPSLYPVRVHNRIIIACCLLHNFIRTHMSIDPIEADVGEGLPSNVVDDNEPNITNIHPSNAWAT